A single Bifidobacterium scardovii JCM 12489 = DSM 13734 DNA region contains:
- the rplJ gene encoding 50S ribosomal protein L10 → MKRPEKEVVVAALTEQFRNADAVYLTEYRGLTVPQVSELREKLGRDTSYTVAKNTLARIAAKEAGIEGLDDLLKGPTAITFVKGDFIEAAKTLRDFAKTNKALVISGGYADGTVYDGESAAKLADMMSRPQLLAKFAGDVKATTAKAAYLFTALPTKAVRTIDALREKQEQAA, encoded by the coding sequence ATGAAGAGGCCCGAAAAGGAAGTGGTGGTCGCCGCGCTTACGGAGCAGTTCCGTAACGCTGATGCCGTCTACCTGACCGAGTACCGCGGGCTTACCGTTCCGCAGGTTTCCGAACTGCGCGAAAAGCTAGGCCGCGATACTTCCTACACTGTGGCTAAGAACACGCTGGCGCGCATCGCCGCCAAGGAAGCGGGCATTGAGGGTCTTGACGACCTGCTCAAGGGCCCGACCGCCATCACCTTCGTGAAGGGCGACTTCATTGAGGCTGCGAAGACGCTGCGTGACTTTGCCAAGACCAACAAGGCTCTCGTTATCTCGGGCGGCTATGCCGATGGCACCGTCTACGATGGCGAGTCTGCCGCCAAGCTGGCGGACATGATGTCTCGCCCGCAGCTGCTCGCCAAGTTCGCCGGCGATGTCAAGGCTACGACGGCCAAGGCCGCGTACCTGTTCACCGCTCTGCCCACCAAGGCCGTGCGTACGATCGACGCCCTGCGCGAGAAGCAGGAACAGGCAGCTTGA
- the rplL gene encoding 50S ribosomal protein L7/L12, protein MAKYTNDELLEAFGEMTLVELSEFVKAFEEKFDVEAAAPVAAVAAAPAAAAAEEEEKTEFDVVLTAVGDKKIQVIKAVKAITNAGLAEAKAMVDGAPKAILEKAKKEDADKAKAQLEEAGATVELK, encoded by the coding sequence ATGGCTAAGTACACCAACGATGAGCTGCTGGAAGCTTTCGGTGAAATGACCCTCGTCGAGCTCTCCGAGTTCGTCAAGGCCTTCGAGGAGAAGTTCGACGTCGAGGCCGCCGCTCCGGTTGCCGCCGTCGCCGCCGCTCCGGCCGCCGCCGCTGCCGAAGAGGAAGAGAAGACCGAGTTCGATGTCGTCCTGACCGCCGTCGGCGACAAGAAGATCCAGGTCATCAAGGCCGTCAAGGCCATCACCAACGCTGGTCTGGCCGAGGCCAAGGCCATGGTTGACGGCGCTCCGAAGGCCATCCTCGAGAAGGCCAAGAAGGAAGATGCCGACAAGGCCAAGGCTCAGCTGGAAGAGGCTGGCGCCACCGTCGAGCTCAAGTAA
- a CDS encoding FHA domain-containing protein, whose protein sequence is MSQRWLVKVEGCEQVSVLPSEQLEIGRRPIRPLVDNGVPRFEVSDETRSMSKRHALFTVAANGSAKIRDLHSTNGTYVVRSDGSLIRLPEDTDFPLPSSAIRMQFGDVPIDFVRVDEPAEERFQPVADLFDYALSDSKPEPDAMDLSVDDILNLRAGEPTSMFNAGSVARRASELKAAESRSFPPLRGMSSGDVPGDSAGDDPFPDSMPINVMQPKTAQPRDLFADALADQEPSGQEPADQGAAGQSAAVQTPAAGTAEQTGAPASSEEQPASSPAAQSSSQAPVEETTSESAAPETSAAPGSAPADDAAAPADAAAPDDGQSREQTDQSQTDQSQPTGRTDQPDQTDQQQNTPVFTPLAQAAADAGASATTADPKDDEAVRFGAPDAAGTAGDAESGAYSPVFEPGSVFDRVSKGEFKQPEQTVEVNGFTSDEAKRTDDLSLQYEMANYPELLPFLALNPALYDDLYGWLAARGDRDIDAALANNPGYQNYRKVVRK, encoded by the coding sequence ATGTCGCAGCGGTGGTTGGTGAAGGTCGAAGGTTGCGAGCAGGTCAGTGTCCTGCCGTCCGAGCAGCTGGAGATCGGGCGCAGGCCGATTCGGCCGCTCGTCGACAACGGCGTGCCCCGCTTCGAGGTGAGTGACGAGACGCGCTCCATGTCCAAGCGCCACGCGCTGTTCACCGTCGCGGCCAACGGCTCGGCCAAGATCCGGGACCTGCATTCCACCAACGGCACGTATGTCGTGCGCTCCGACGGCAGCCTGATCCGCCTGCCCGAGGACACGGATTTCCCGTTGCCGTCCTCGGCGATACGCATGCAGTTCGGCGATGTGCCGATCGATTTCGTCCGCGTCGACGAACCGGCCGAGGAACGGTTCCAGCCGGTGGCCGACCTGTTCGACTACGCGCTGTCGGACAGCAAGCCCGAACCCGATGCGATGGACCTGTCCGTGGACGACATCCTCAACCTGCGCGCGGGGGAGCCGACGAGCATGTTCAACGCCGGCAGCGTGGCGCGGCGGGCCAGCGAACTCAAGGCCGCGGAATCGCGCAGCTTCCCGCCGCTTCGCGGCATGTCGTCCGGTGACGTGCCGGGCGACTCGGCCGGCGACGATCCGTTCCCCGATTCGATGCCGATCAATGTCATGCAGCCCAAGACGGCGCAGCCGCGCGACCTGTTCGCCGACGCACTCGCCGATCAGGAGCCTTCCGGCCAGGAGCCCGCCGACCAAGGGGCCGCCGGCCAATCAGCAGCCGTTCAGACGCCGGCCGCGGGAACCGCCGAACAGACGGGCGCGCCGGCCTCGTCGGAAGAGCAGCCCGCGTCCTCGCCCGCCGCCCAGTCCTCTTCGCAGGCCCCGGTGGAGGAGACGACCTCCGAGAGCGCAGCGCCCGAGACCTCCGCCGCACCCGGGAGCGCGCCGGCCGACGATGCCGCCGCGCCGGCCGATGCCGCGGCGCCGGATGACGGCCAGAGCCGGGAACAAACGGACCAGAGCCAGACGGATCAGAGCCAACCGACGGGTCGGACCGACCAGCCCGACCAGACCGACCAGCAGCAGAACACCCCGGTATTCACGCCGTTGGCGCAGGCCGCCGCCGATGCTGGCGCGTCCGCGACGACCGCCGATCCCAAGGACGACGAGGCTGTCAGGTTCGGCGCCCCGGACGCCGCCGGTACCGCCGGCGATGCGGAGTCCGGCGCCTACAGCCCGGTATTCGAGCCGGGGTCCGTGTTCGACCGCGTGTCCAAGGGCGAGTTCAAGCAGCCCGAGCAGACCGTGGAGGTCAACGGCTTCACCTCGGACGAGGCGAAGCGCACCGACGACCTCTCCCTGCAGTACGAGATGGCCAATTATCCCGAACTGTTGCCGTTCCTCGCGCTGAATCCCGCGCTGTACGACGACCTGTACGGCTGGCTGGCGGCGCGTGGGGACCGTGACATCGACGCCGCGCTGGCGAACAATCCGGGGTATCAGAACTACCGCAAGGTAGTAAGGAAGTGA
- a CDS encoding helicase translates to MNDNTTRGSLADIRTWREQYRSSLAPSALEDINQLGARLDMTHAHPSGIAQLFAGGHAPLDALFRDNGMLRAACRRLERVLDDKSAKMRLSGVAELSLVVGVASWTGNQMPVLLYPVDVADSGGAIDEKTVIRFTGHVELNSAFVAAVREQGIVLDADELFDGDNYESGIPDTTAVFGAISEQVERVFPDFAIERQIVLGCFVDPSSLMLAESQRIIDKLSEGNGGNRLLDALAGDQASIEALGGGSMPEYSPFDADPHSEYEIGDVDNTVRYAANMAAAGHSLFVDGEVGKGTAEQAAAIASRCVMNGHTVLYVPCVAEQKRRFIQTVSSNEMRGQMLDIADEKTNASIDRQLIAAVSFQPGVATSRFDQLADELVGVRSRLTRYLGDLHGSSEQWGVSAYQTIQNLASIAAMPTHPATRVRLSLEAARSLNGHLDEWAGKLRRAGELGEFTIGPEDTVWFKASLNSEEEAVNAYQHVVDLLRKLLPATRDQVTSTVQTCGFPVPATAREWGRQVTVLKNLRRVLDVFQPEIFERDIASMIEATKPKAARKAEGTSMGFWERRRHIKEAKSLLRVGAQVESLHEALKVVAKQADQWRIFVPHGGWPVLPSRLDDIIETQDALSEGITALDAVLATTPAGGNLETVEFNDVEERLKALFDDRRALDTLPERYCLEREFHMVGLDGLVDDLHNRRVPNEALSAELQLAWWTTVFEDIVRSSAIISNQDGSVMQTAADRFAQVDVEHVRSIGPMVAQESMRRLSDLLFSRTQEANQMHTVLAGAAHTPFSRIRRDYPHILSAAKPILIATPATLAALTAPEPIADVAIIDAGAHMPSIELLTIVSRARNVVVLAHRRTVTSPALSKLIGMLPSVTVASRPSRRAPKLTAFLETHGYGDVRHDVARAQGKLRYHYVEAAGVPVMTTGLVESSQQEIEEVVRLIAQRAAGFAIVPAGYTLTVVSLTETFRVRLGAELKALAARDKSMGQFLRHVRIVSIVEVAGAQATDVILAVSYAKTTHGRLLQQFGPLENENGQRLLLDALALADRDVDITAAFRADEMDDERIHQTGPQLLKTMLRWAEHLDDGEPLRPAPAVAGNVLFDDLAERLRARGLNAAVNYGFDRGTRIPLVVGLKDKPFALAVLTDDVQFMSTQSTRERHRIIMQDLISLGWSVMNVWSVAAFVNPDKEIDHIVARISDIYREKR, encoded by the coding sequence ATGAACGATAACACCACGCGCGGGTCGCTCGCGGATATCCGCACTTGGCGCGAGCAGTACCGGTCGTCGTTGGCGCCGTCCGCATTGGAGGACATCAATCAGCTGGGCGCCCGGCTGGATATGACGCACGCCCATCCCTCCGGCATCGCGCAGCTGTTCGCCGGCGGCCATGCGCCGCTGGACGCGCTGTTCCGCGACAACGGCATGCTGCGCGCCGCGTGCCGCCGGCTGGAACGCGTGCTCGACGATAAGAGCGCGAAAATGCGGCTGAGCGGCGTGGCCGAGCTGTCGCTTGTGGTCGGCGTGGCCAGCTGGACGGGCAACCAGATGCCCGTGCTGCTCTACCCGGTGGACGTGGCGGATTCCGGCGGCGCGATCGACGAGAAGACCGTGATCCGGTTCACCGGCCATGTCGAGCTCAACAGCGCCTTCGTCGCGGCCGTGCGCGAGCAGGGCATCGTCCTCGACGCGGACGAGCTGTTCGACGGGGACAACTACGAAAGCGGCATTCCCGACACGACCGCCGTGTTCGGCGCGATCAGCGAACAGGTCGAGCGCGTGTTCCCCGATTTCGCCATCGAACGCCAGATCGTCCTCGGCTGCTTCGTGGACCCGTCCTCGCTGATGCTCGCCGAGAGCCAGCGCATCATCGACAAGCTGTCCGAGGGGAACGGCGGCAACCGGCTGCTGGACGCGCTCGCCGGCGACCAGGCGTCGATCGAGGCTCTGGGCGGCGGGAGCATGCCGGAGTACAGCCCGTTCGACGCCGACCCGCATTCCGAATACGAGATCGGCGACGTCGACAACACCGTGCGCTACGCCGCGAACATGGCGGCGGCCGGCCACAGCCTGTTCGTCGACGGCGAGGTCGGCAAGGGCACCGCGGAACAGGCCGCGGCCATCGCCTCGCGTTGCGTGATGAACGGCCACACCGTGCTGTATGTGCCGTGCGTGGCCGAGCAGAAGCGGCGCTTCATCCAAACCGTCAGCAGCAATGAGATGCGCGGCCAGATGCTGGACATCGCCGACGAGAAGACCAACGCCAGCATCGACCGCCAGCTGATCGCCGCCGTCAGCTTCCAGCCGGGCGTCGCCACCTCACGGTTCGACCAGCTTGCCGACGAGCTGGTCGGCGTGCGCTCGCGCCTGACGCGGTATCTCGGCGATCTTCACGGATCGAGCGAGCAGTGGGGCGTGTCGGCCTACCAGACGATCCAGAACCTGGCCAGTATCGCCGCGATGCCGACCCATCCGGCCACCAGGGTGCGCCTGAGCCTCGAGGCTGCGCGTTCCCTGAACGGCCATCTCGACGAGTGGGCGGGCAAGCTGCGCCGTGCCGGCGAGCTCGGCGAATTCACCATCGGCCCCGAAGACACCGTGTGGTTCAAGGCCTCGCTGAACAGCGAGGAGGAGGCGGTGAACGCCTACCAGCATGTCGTCGACCTGCTGCGCAAGCTGCTGCCGGCCACCCGCGACCAGGTGACCTCCACCGTGCAGACCTGCGGATTCCCCGTGCCGGCAACCGCCCGCGAATGGGGCCGCCAGGTCACGGTGCTCAAGAACCTGCGCCGCGTGCTCGACGTGTTCCAGCCGGAGATCTTCGAGCGCGACATCGCCTCGATGATCGAGGCCACCAAGCCGAAGGCCGCGCGCAAGGCCGAAGGCACGTCGATGGGATTCTGGGAGCGCCGCCGCCACATCAAGGAGGCCAAGAGCCTGCTGCGCGTCGGTGCGCAGGTCGAGAGCCTGCACGAGGCGCTCAAGGTTGTGGCCAAGCAGGCCGACCAGTGGCGCATATTCGTGCCGCACGGCGGGTGGCCGGTGCTGCCCAGCAGGCTTGACGACATCATCGAGACGCAGGACGCGCTGTCGGAGGGCATAACCGCGCTCGACGCGGTGCTGGCCACTACCCCGGCCGGCGGCAACCTGGAGACCGTGGAGTTCAACGACGTCGAGGAACGGCTCAAGGCGCTGTTCGACGACCGCCGCGCGCTCGACACCCTGCCCGAGCGCTACTGCCTCGAGCGGGAGTTCCACATGGTCGGCCTTGACGGGCTCGTCGACGACCTGCACAACCGCCGCGTGCCGAACGAGGCGCTGTCCGCCGAACTGCAGCTCGCATGGTGGACCACCGTGTTCGAGGACATCGTGCGCTCGTCGGCGATCATCTCGAACCAGGACGGGTCGGTCATGCAGACCGCCGCGGACCGGTTCGCGCAGGTCGACGTGGAGCATGTGCGGTCGATCGGGCCGATGGTGGCGCAGGAATCGATGCGCCGCCTGAGCGATCTGCTGTTCTCGCGCACGCAGGAAGCCAACCAGATGCACACCGTGCTCGCTGGGGCCGCGCACACGCCGTTCAGCAGGATCCGCCGGGATTACCCGCATATCCTCTCCGCGGCCAAGCCGATCCTGATCGCCACGCCGGCCACGCTGGCGGCGCTGACCGCGCCCGAGCCGATCGCCGATGTGGCGATCATCGACGCCGGCGCGCACATGCCGTCGATCGAGCTGCTGACGATCGTCAGCCGCGCCCGCAACGTGGTGGTGCTGGCCCATCGCCGGACCGTCACTTCGCCGGCGCTGTCCAAGCTGATCGGCATGCTGCCCAGCGTCACCGTGGCCTCCCGCCCGTCGCGCCGGGCGCCCAAGCTCACCGCATTCCTCGAGACGCACGGGTACGGCGATGTGCGGCATGATGTGGCGCGCGCCCAGGGCAAACTCCGGTACCACTATGTCGAAGCCGCCGGCGTGCCGGTGATGACGACCGGCCTGGTCGAGTCCAGCCAGCAGGAGATCGAGGAGGTCGTGCGCCTGATCGCGCAGCGCGCCGCCGGATTCGCGATCGTGCCGGCCGGATACACTCTCACCGTGGTCAGCCTGACCGAGACCTTCCGTGTCCGGCTCGGCGCCGAACTCAAGGCGCTGGCCGCCCGCGACAAGTCGATGGGCCAGTTCCTGCGCCATGTGCGCATCGTCAGCATCGTCGAGGTCGCCGGTGCGCAGGCCACCGACGTGATCCTCGCGGTCAGCTATGCGAAGACCACGCACGGGCGCCTGCTGCAGCAGTTCGGGCCTCTGGAGAACGAGAACGGGCAGCGTCTGCTGCTCGACGCGCTGGCATTGGCCGACCGCGACGTCGACATCACCGCCGCGTTCCGCGCGGACGAGATGGACGACGAGCGCATCCACCAGACCGGGCCGCAGCTGCTCAAGACCATGCTGCGGTGGGCCGAGCATCTTGACGACGGCGAGCCGCTGCGGCCCGCGCCGGCCGTGGCCGGGAACGTGCTGTTCGACGATCTGGCCGAGCGCCTGCGCGCCCGCGGGCTCAACGCGGCCGTCAACTACGGGTTCGATCGGGGAACGCGCATTCCGTTGGTCGTCGGGCTCAAGGACAAGCCCTTCGCGCTTGCCGTGCTCACCGACGACGTGCAGTTCATGAGCACCCAGTCCACGCGCGAACGCCACCGGATCATCATGCAGGATCTGATTTCGCTGGGCTGGTCGGTGATGAACGTGTGGAGCGTGGCCGCGTTCGTCAACCCCGACAAGGAGATCGACCATATCGTGGCGAGGATCAGCGACATCTATCGGGAGAAGCGATGA
- a CDS encoding SAF domain-containing protein — protein MRTARRLAAACCAGLSVFAALACVVGTVAMRPVVVASHDIARGGALDRDALRVVEVPSSAVLDGAIASLDELDEPLGGNVAQIDITAGQPLFAPMVAATPVAPTGFTVVEVRLASLAGALRPGEEIALASAAGCADSAPDGMEPADDTAAPGQAIGSCTLVSRAVVMALPAREGTYGGFSGSGAAPSGSSGSGSDAYAADALVSLAMAPADALRVMASQEAGALLAVTGPSP, from the coding sequence ATGCGCACGGCCCGGCGGCTGGCGGCCGCCTGCTGCGCCGGGCTGTCCGTCTTCGCGGCGCTGGCCTGCGTTGTCGGCACCGTGGCGATGCGGCCCGTGGTGGTCGCCTCGCACGACATTGCGCGCGGAGGCGCATTGGACCGCGATGCGCTGCGGGTGGTCGAGGTTCCGTCCAGCGCCGTGCTCGACGGCGCGATCGCGTCCCTGGACGAGTTGGATGAGCCGTTGGGCGGCAACGTGGCGCAGATCGACATTACAGCCGGGCAGCCGCTTTTCGCGCCCATGGTCGCGGCGACCCCGGTGGCGCCGACGGGCTTCACCGTGGTCGAGGTCCGTCTGGCCAGCCTGGCCGGCGCGCTGCGGCCGGGCGAGGAAATCGCCTTGGCCTCGGCGGCCGGATGCGCCGATTCCGCGCCGGACGGCATGGAACCGGCGGACGATACGGCGGCGCCGGGCCAGGCGATCGGGTCATGCACGCTGGTTTCCCGGGCCGTGGTCATGGCCCTGCCGGCGCGCGAAGGGACGTACGGAGGTTTCAGCGGCTCCGGCGCCGCTCCCAGCGGTTCAAGCGGTTCAGGCAGCGACGCCTATGCCGCGGACGCCTTGGTGTCGCTGGCCATGGCGCCCGCCGACGCGCTGCGCGTCATGGCCTCGCAGGAGGCCGGCGCCCTGCTCGCCGTGACGGGACCATCGCCATAA
- a CDS encoding FmdB family zinc ribbon protein, whose product MPTYHYRCKNCNYDFTEQQSFSDDPITICPKCGEEQVRKVYSAVPIEFKGSGFYRTDGASKSK is encoded by the coding sequence TTGCCTACTTACCATTACCGCTGCAAGAACTGCAACTACGATTTCACCGAGCAGCAGTCGTTTAGCGACGATCCGATCACCATCTGCCCCAAGTGCGGCGAGGAGCAGGTGCGCAAGGTGTATTCCGCCGTCCCGATCGAGTTCAAGGGAAGCGGCTTCTACCGCACCGACGGCGCATCCAAGTCCAAGTGA
- a CDS encoding 5-formyltetrahydrofolate cyclo-ligase, giving the protein MDTNGMPPGAVGGSPDPGSAGGKTALRRNALAKRRTVPAEDLHIAGERLARVAAPLISALAPRSTVAAYVSMGTEIPTRPLLRLLLDKGFRVIVPRLGRGLDVGWSMLGAMDDLHDVLADGTRERPATGGSDAGDANPKRVSWRPQEPGGAVLGLTALQGASLIIAPTLMVDRSGTRLGRGGGWYDRALGRRSPHALTVAVCWPWEVAEDPLPREAHDIPVDAVLTPEFRFRCGRDDGAVLSRQRLGL; this is encoded by the coding sequence ATGGACACGAATGGCATGCCGCCCGGAGCGGTCGGCGGATCGCCGGATCCCGGTTCCGCCGGCGGCAAGACGGCGCTGCGCCGGAACGCGCTCGCCAAGCGCCGCACGGTGCCGGCCGAGGACCTGCACATCGCCGGCGAGCGCCTGGCCCGCGTCGCCGCACCCCTGATCAGCGCGCTGGCACCGAGGTCGACCGTGGCGGCCTATGTGTCGATGGGCACCGAAATCCCGACCCGGCCGCTGCTGCGGCTGCTGCTCGATAAGGGGTTCCGCGTGATCGTGCCACGGCTCGGGCGCGGGCTGGACGTCGGCTGGAGCATGCTCGGCGCGATGGACGACCTGCATGACGTGCTGGCCGACGGCACGCGGGAGCGGCCGGCCACAGGCGGCTCCGACGCGGGCGATGCCAATCCGAAGCGCGTCTCGTGGCGCCCGCAGGAGCCGGGCGGCGCCGTGCTCGGTCTGACGGCGCTGCAGGGCGCCTCGCTGATCATCGCGCCGACGCTGATGGTCGACCGTTCGGGAACCCGTCTGGGGCGCGGCGGCGGATGGTACGACCGCGCGCTCGGGCGGCGCTCCCCTCACGCGCTTACCGTCGCCGTCTGCTGGCCTTGGGAGGTGGCCGAGGACCCGCTTCCACGCGAAGCGCACGACATCCCCGTGGACGCCGTGCTCACGCCGGAATTCCGATTTCGCTGTGGCCGAGACGATGGGGCGGTCCTGTCGCGGCAACGATTAGGATTATGA
- a CDS encoding GNAT family N-acetyltransferase: MSVFQSLREAFHFNDAQAIRMPAVLPVAGEAGLPVRLRPLTIDDEPEWNEVRWDNTDWLAPWDSGDPMHGSPLTFNAWIQRQRRSEQDGTGALFAIVHQSRIVGQVSLGAVCYGSMRTGVVGYWVSHRYAGRGFAPLAVALLADWAFADPAGPQLHRLEIAILPENHRSRRVVEKLHAHAEGVRPRYMYINGRWRDHETYSLLAEDMGGGFAARVWRELAAAGQAPHEG, from the coding sequence GTGTCTGTTTTCCAATCGCTGCGCGAGGCGTTTCACTTCAATGACGCGCAGGCCATACGCATGCCGGCTGTGCTGCCGGTGGCGGGCGAGGCGGGGTTGCCGGTCCGGCTGCGCCCGCTGACCATCGATGACGAGCCGGAATGGAACGAGGTCCGCTGGGACAATACGGACTGGCTCGCCCCGTGGGATTCCGGCGACCCGATGCATGGATCGCCGCTGACGTTCAACGCGTGGATCCAGCGGCAGCGCCGCAGCGAACAGGACGGCACCGGAGCGCTGTTCGCCATCGTCCATCAGTCGAGGATCGTCGGGCAGGTGTCGCTGGGGGCCGTCTGCTACGGTTCGATGCGCACCGGGGTCGTCGGGTATTGGGTGAGCCATCGGTATGCCGGTCGCGGATTCGCGCCGCTCGCCGTGGCGCTGCTCGCCGATTGGGCGTTCGCCGACCCTGCCGGCCCGCAGCTGCATCGGCTGGAGATCGCGATCCTGCCGGAGAACCACCGTTCGCGGCGTGTCGTGGAGAAGCTGCACGCCCACGCCGAGGGCGTGCGCCCGCGATACATGTACATCAACGGCCGGTGGCGGGACCATGAGACATACAGCCTGCTCGCCGAGGACATGGGCGGGGGCTTCGCGGCGCGCGTCTGGCGGGAGCTGGCGGCGGCCGGCCAAGCGCCGCACGAGGGCTGA
- the groES gene encoding co-chaperone GroES, whose translation MSIKLTPLEDKIIVKQAEAETQTASGLFIPDNAKEKPQQGEVLAVGPGRRDDKGERIPMDVKVGDKVLYSKYGGTEVHYDGEDYLIVAARDVLAILG comes from the coding sequence GTGTCGATTAAGCTCACACCGTTGGAAGACAAGATCATCGTCAAGCAGGCCGAGGCCGAGACCCAGACCGCTTCCGGTCTGTTCATTCCGGACAACGCCAAGGAGAAGCCGCAGCAGGGCGAGGTTCTGGCCGTTGGCCCGGGCCGCCGTGACGACAAGGGCGAGCGCATCCCGATGGATGTCAAGGTTGGCGACAAGGTGCTGTACTCCAAGTATGGCGGCACCGAAGTGCACTACGATGGCGAGGATTACCTGATCGTCGCCGCCCGCGACGTGCTCGCCATCCTGGGCTGA
- a CDS encoding AAA family ATPase, with protein MMADNAGIGAATSDLSDMPIAPDAPAASAEAAARLVDALAGVLSCSREVIELAVDTFAAGGHLLLEDVPGVGKTTLARALSLAIGGSSRRIQFTPDMLPSDLTGVSIYEQSTGGFTFHPGPLFANIVIADEVNRANPKAQSAMLEAMGEWQISVDGTTHALPDPYFVVATQNPIELEGTYPLPEAQLDRFMTCTSFGYPDARAEAAMLTAEHASRPLEGLEQVCSPDDMRAIRRAVERVRLAQPVADYIVALAAATRTHDQVRYGASPRGSLHLAAMARAHAFAQGRDFVLPDDVQRMAVPVLAHRLVLGGVGYGMASLAQAREIVAGIVAGVAAPRA; from the coding sequence ATGATGGCGGACAATGCAGGGATCGGCGCGGCCACTTCGGATCTGTCGGATATGCCAATCGCCCCGGATGCGCCGGCCGCCTCGGCCGAGGCGGCCGCCCGCCTGGTCGACGCGCTGGCCGGCGTGCTCTCCTGTTCCCGCGAGGTCATCGAGCTGGCCGTCGACACCTTCGCCGCGGGCGGCCATCTGCTGCTCGAGGACGTCCCGGGCGTTGGCAAGACCACGCTGGCCCGGGCGCTGAGCCTCGCCATCGGCGGATCCTCCCGCCGCATCCAGTTCACGCCGGACATGCTGCCCTCCGACCTGACCGGCGTCAGCATCTACGAGCAGTCCACGGGCGGATTCACCTTCCACCCCGGGCCGCTGTTCGCCAACATCGTCATCGCCGACGAGGTGAATCGAGCCAATCCCAAGGCGCAATCCGCCATGCTCGAGGCCATGGGGGAGTGGCAGATCAGCGTCGACGGCACCACCCACGCGTTGCCCGACCCGTATTTCGTCGTGGCCACGCAGAATCCGATCGAACTCGAAGGCACCTATCCGCTGCCGGAGGCCCAACTCGACCGGTTCATGACCTGCACGAGCTTCGGCTATCCCGACGCGCGTGCCGAAGCGGCCATGCTCACCGCCGAACATGCGTCACGCCCCTTGGAAGGGCTGGAACAGGTCTGCTCGCCGGACGACATGCGCGCGATCCGCCGCGCGGTCGAGCGGGTGCGTCTGGCACAGCCGGTCGCCGACTACATCGTGGCGCTTGCCGCGGCGACACGCACGCACGATCAGGTACGGTACGGAGCCTCCCCTCGCGGCAGCCTGCATCTGGCCGCCATGGCCCGGGCCCATGCGTTCGCCCAAGGCCGGGATTTCGTGCTGCCCGACGACGTACAGCGCATGGCGGTGCCGGTGCTGGCCCATCGACTGGTGCTCGGCGGCGTCGGGTACGGAATGGCCTCGTTGGCGCAGGCGCGCGAGATCGTCGCCGGCATCGTTGCCGGCGTCGCCGCGCCGCGCGCGTGA